CGCGGTGTCGGCGAGTCGGTGAAGGCCAACGTGGTGCTCACCATCATCGAGCTGTCCGGCCTGGTGATCATCGTGGCCATCGGCGTGATCGCCATCGCCAACGGCCAGGGCGACCCCGGGCGCCTGGTGGAGTTCAACACCGCCAACCAGAGCACGCTGATCGCGATCACCTCGGCCACCTCCCTGGCGTTCTTCGCCATGGTGGGCTTCGAGGACTCGGTGAACATGGCCGAGGAGTGCAAGGACCCGGTCAAGATCTTCCCGCGCTCGATGCTGCTCGGCATGGCCGTCGCCGGCTCGATCTACGTGATGGTGGCCGTCACCTCCTCGCTGCTGATCCCGGCCGCCGGGCTCAAGGCGGCGGGCAGCGGCGCGCTGCTGGAGGTCGTCAAGGTCGGGGCGCCCGGCTTCCCGCTGGCCCTGTTCTCCTTCATCGGCCTGTTCGCCGTGGCCAACTCCGCGCTGATCAACATGCTGATGGCCAGCCGACTCGTCTACGGCATGGCGAACGAGAAGATCATCCCGATGCCGTTCGCGCGGGTGCACCAGACGCGCCGCACCCCGTGGATCGCCATCGGCTTCACCAGCATCATCGCGGTGTTCCTGGTCGCCTTCGTCCCGCTCAAGGACCTGGGTGGCACCACCGCGCTGCTGCTGCTGATCGTCTTCACCGTGGTGAACATCGCCTGCCTGGTGCTGCGCAAGGAGAAGGCCGAGCACAAGCACTTCAAGGCGCCGACGATCGTGCCCGTCATCGGCGCGATCACCTGTGCCTACCTGGCGCTGCCGTTCACCGGCCGGGCCCCGCAGCAGTACGTCCTCGCGGGCATCCTGCTCGGCA
The window above is part of the Allokutzneria albata genome. Proteins encoded here:
- a CDS encoding APC family permease, translated to MSETTSPSTATAAADGQPELKRAIGPKLLLFFVIGDILGTGVYALMGDVAGQVGGALWVPFLIAFVVAFLTAFSYLELVGKYPKAAGAALYTNRAFRKPFFTFMIAFAVMCSGITSASSAAVAFGGTYLKEFVQTPAPWVAIGFIALLAFINFRGVGESVKANVVLTIIELSGLVIIVAIGVIAIANGQGDPGRLVEFNTANQSTLIAITSATSLAFFAMVGFEDSVNMAEECKDPVKIFPRSMLLGMAVAGSIYVMVAVTSSLLIPAAGLKAAGSGALLEVVKVGAPGFPLALFSFIGLFAVANSALINMLMASRLVYGMANEKIIPMPFARVHQTRRTPWIAIGFTSIIAVFLVAFVPLKDLGGTTALLLLIVFTVVNIACLVLRKEKAEHKHFKAPTIVPVIGAITCAYLALPFTGRAPQQYVLAGILLGIGLLLWLVNWFFFRRKQHLKAEFDATALTK